In Vibrio gangliei, a single window of DNA contains:
- the gpmM gene encoding 2,3-bisphosphoglycerate-independent phosphoglycerate mutase, which produces MSNKKPMALVILDGWGYREDNSDNAIANANTPVLDGLFANQPNTLISASGLDVGLPDGQMGNSEVGHTNIGAGRVVYQDLTRITKSIADGEFKETPALANAIDKAVAADKAVHIMGLMSPGGVHSHEDHIYAAVQMAAERGAKKVYVHAFLDGRDTPPRSAKNSLERFAELFAQLNLEEGRIASLIGRYFAMDRDNNWDRVQKSYDLLTQAKAEFTFDSAVEGLEAAYAREENDEFVQATEIRSEGQASAAIVDGDAVIFMNYRADRAREITRCFVPDFAGFEREVFPTIDFVMLTQYAADIPLLCAFPPASLDNTYGEWLSKCGKTQLRISETEKYAHVTFFFNGGVENEFEGEERQLVASPKVATYDLQPEMSAPELTDKLVAAIKSGKFDTIICNYPNGDMVGHTGVYEAAVKACEAVDECIGRVVEAIKEMDGQLLITADHGNAEMMIDPETGGVHTAHTNLPVPLIYVGNKELEFKQGGKLSDLAPTMLELTGMEIPAEMTGQVIVNLK; this is translated from the coding sequence ATGTCAAATAAGAAGCCAATGGCTCTAGTGATCCTTGATGGTTGGGGTTACCGCGAAGACAACAGCGACAACGCTATCGCTAATGCCAACACACCTGTATTAGACGGTTTGTTTGCTAACCAACCTAATACCTTAATTTCAGCTTCTGGCCTAGATGTTGGCCTACCTGACGGTCAAATGGGTAACTCAGAAGTAGGCCACACTAACATCGGTGCCGGTCGTGTGGTATATCAAGATCTGACTCGTATTACCAAATCTATCGCTGACGGTGAGTTCAAAGAAACGCCAGCACTGGCGAACGCTATCGACAAAGCGGTCGCTGCTGATAAAGCGGTTCACATCATGGGTCTTATGTCTCCAGGTGGCGTACACAGCCATGAAGATCACATCTATGCAGCGGTACAAATGGCTGCAGAGCGTGGCGCTAAGAAAGTATATGTTCACGCTTTCCTAGATGGCCGTGATACTCCGCCACGTAGTGCGAAAAACTCTCTTGAGCGTTTCGCTGAACTATTTGCACAACTGAACCTAGAAGAAGGCCGTATTGCGTCTTTAATCGGTCGTTACTTTGCAATGGACCGTGATAACAACTGGGATCGTGTGCAAAAATCTTACGACTTGTTAACTCAAGCGAAAGCAGAATTCACTTTCGACTCAGCGGTTGAAGGCCTAGAAGCAGCTTACGCTCGTGAAGAAAATGATGAGTTCGTACAAGCAACTGAAATTCGTAGTGAAGGCCAAGCTAGCGCAGCTATCGTTGATGGTGATGCCGTGATCTTCATGAACTACCGTGCTGACCGTGCGCGTGAAATCACTCGTTGTTTCGTGCCTGATTTCGCTGGTTTTGAACGTGAAGTTTTCCCAACTATCGATTTCGTAATGTTGACTCAATACGCAGCGGATATCCCACTATTGTGTGCATTCCCACCAGCATCTCTGGACAACACTTACGGTGAGTGGCTATCGAAATGTGGCAAAACTCAGCTACGTATCTCTGAAACAGAAAAATACGCACACGTTACTTTCTTCTTCAACGGCGGCGTTGAGAACGAATTTGAAGGCGAAGAGCGCCAACTAGTCGCTTCTCCTAAAGTTGCGACTTACGATCTACAGCCAGAAATGAGTGCACCTGAGTTAACCGACAAACTGGTTGCAGCGATCAAGTCTGGCAAATTCGATACCATCATCTGTAACTACCCGAACGGCGACATGGTTGGCCACACTGGTGTCTATGAAGCTGCGGTGAAAGCTTGTGAAGCGGTTGACGAATGTATTGGTCGTGTCGTTGAAGCAATCAAAGAAATGGATGGCCAACTACTTATCACGGCTGACCACGGTAACGCGGAAATGATGATCGACCCTGAAACCGGTGGCGTTCACACTGCACACACTAACCTACCAGTACCACTTATTTACGTAGGCAACAAAGAGTTAGAATTCAAACAAGGTGGTAAGCTATCGGATCTAGCGCCAACCATGCTTGAACTAACCGGTATGGAAATCCCAGCAGAAATGACAGGTCAAGTGATTGTCAATCTGAAATAA
- the secB gene encoding protein-export chaperone SecB → MAEAAPQEQQNFTIQRIFLKDLSFEAPNSPQMFQKEWEPDVKLDLDTQSRELGENVYEVVLRLTVTVKNADDVAFLCEIQQGGIFTAENMEQGQLAHCLGAFCPNILFPYARETISGLVVKGTFPQLNLAPVNFDALFMNYLQQQAGQAEQADA, encoded by the coding sequence ATGGCTGAAGCAGCACCTCAAGAACAACAAAACTTCACAATTCAACGTATCTTTCTAAAAGATCTTTCTTTTGAAGCGCCAAACTCTCCACAAATGTTCCAAAAAGAGTGGGAACCAGATGTGAAGCTGGATCTTGATACGCAAAGCCGTGAATTAGGTGAAAACGTGTACGAAGTGGTTCTACGTTTGACAGTAACGGTTAAAAACGCAGACGACGTTGCTTTCCTATGCGAAATTCAACAAGGTGGTATCTTCACTGCTGAAAACATGGAACAAGGTCAATTGGCGCATTGCCTAGGTGCCTTCTGCCCGAATATCCTATTCCCATACGCTCGTGAAACCATTTCAGGCCTAGTAGTGAAAGGTACATTCCCACAATTGAACCTTGCACCAGTAAACTTTGATGCATTGTTCATGAACTACTTACAGCAACAAGCTGGTCAAGCAGAGCAAGCTGACGCTTAA
- a CDS encoding rhodanese-like domain-containing protein, producing MQEYIEFFQQNMILSLVWVAVLAALIGTIFKSSTAKYKTITASQLTHLVNREDGVVVDIRSKDEFKRGHIAGSVHILPSDIKSGAISAIEKYKATPIIVLCKTGQTSHESANLLAKAGFEKVNMLKNGMTAWNENNLPLVSDKAASKKGKK from the coding sequence ATGCAAGAATATATTGAATTTTTCCAACAAAACATGATTTTGTCTTTAGTTTGGGTTGCTGTGCTAGCAGCATTGATCGGGACGATCTTTAAATCATCAACCGCGAAATACAAAACGATTACTGCGAGTCAATTGACCCATTTAGTGAACCGTGAAGATGGTGTCGTGGTCGATATTCGTTCAAAAGACGAGTTCAAACGTGGTCATATTGCGGGCTCAGTTCACATTTTACCATCAGACATTAAGTCAGGCGCTATTTCAGCTATTGAAAAATACAAAGCGACCCCAATCATTGTTTTATGCAAAACAGGTCAAACGTCACACGAAAGTGCCAACCTATTAGCGAAAGCTGGCTTTGAGAAAGTAAACATGCTTAAAAATGGCATGACAGCTTGGAACGAAAACAACTTACCACTTGTATCAGATAAAGCCGCAAGTAAGAAAGGTAAGAAATAA
- a CDS encoding co-chaperone GroES: MNIRPLHDRVIVERQEVESKSAGGIVLTGSAAEKSTRGKVLAVGKGRILENGNVQPLDVKVGDTVIFAEGYGTKSEKIDGKEVLILSENDILAIVE; the protein is encoded by the coding sequence ATGAACATTCGTCCTTTACATGACCGAGTTATCGTTGAGCGCCAAGAAGTAGAATCGAAATCTGCTGGTGGCATCGTATTAACTGGTTCAGCTGCGGAAAAATCAACTCGCGGCAAAGTTCTAGCAGTCGGCAAAGGTCGTATTTTAGAAAATGGTAACGTGCAGCCACTTGACGTCAAAGTGGGCGACACAGTGATCTTCGCAGAAGGCTATGGCACTAAGTCTGAAAAAATCGATGGTAAAGAAGTATTGATCCTATCTGAAAATGACATTCTAGCGATCGTAGAATAA
- the gpsA gene encoding NAD(P)H-dependent glycerol-3-phosphate dehydrogenase produces the protein MPNSNPNNDIVMTVIGAGSYGTSLAIALARNGSKVMLWGHEPEHMASLEQDRSNEEFLPGIDFPESLIIEPDLAKAVAATRDLLVVVPSHVFGIVLNSLKPHLRPESRICWATKGLEPETGRLLKDVAHDVLGDDISLAVLSGPTFAKELALGMPTAIAVASPDEQFVKDLQETIHCSKSFRVYANNDFIGMQLGGAVKNVIAIGAGMSDGIGFGANARTALITRGLAEMSRLGAALGAQAETFMGMAGLGDLVLTCTDNQSRNRRFGLALGQGKDVDTAQLEIGQVVEGYRNTKEVWLLADRMGVEMPIVEQIYQVLYQGKDARQAAQDLLARQKKAEG, from the coding sequence ATGCCAAACTCAAATCCAAACAATGATATCGTAATGACGGTCATCGGCGCAGGATCTTATGGAACCTCTTTAGCCATTGCCTTGGCTCGTAATGGATCTAAAGTGATGTTGTGGGGCCACGAGCCTGAGCATATGGCGTCTCTAGAACAAGATCGTTCCAATGAAGAGTTTTTACCGGGCATTGATTTCCCTGAATCCTTAATCATTGAGCCAGATTTAGCTAAAGCAGTCGCTGCAACGCGTGATTTATTAGTTGTCGTACCGAGTCATGTGTTTGGTATCGTTCTTAATAGTTTAAAACCCCATCTTCGCCCAGAGTCTCGTATTTGTTGGGCAACCAAAGGGTTAGAGCCAGAAACTGGTCGCTTATTAAAAGATGTCGCTCATGATGTATTAGGAGATGATATTTCCTTAGCCGTCTTATCAGGGCCAACCTTTGCGAAAGAATTGGCGTTGGGTATGCCAACGGCAATTGCTGTTGCATCACCTGATGAGCAATTTGTAAAAGATTTGCAAGAGACCATCCACTGCAGCAAGAGTTTCCGTGTATATGCCAACAATGATTTTATTGGTATGCAACTTGGTGGTGCGGTTAAAAATGTGATTGCCATTGGCGCCGGTATGTCAGATGGCATTGGTTTTGGTGCCAACGCACGTACAGCCTTGATCACCCGTGGTTTAGCTGAAATGTCTCGCCTAGGCGCTGCGCTGGGAGCACAAGCTGAAACCTTTATGGGGATGGCTGGTCTTGGGGATCTTGTCCTCACTTGTACCGATAATCAATCACGAAACCGTCGTTTTGGTTTAGCGCTTGGCCAAGGTAAAGATGTCGATACCGCTCAACTTGAAATCGGTCAAGTGGTTGAAGGTTATCGTAATACCAAAGAAGTGTGGCTATTAGCGGATCGCATGGGCGTTGAAATGCCGATTGTTGAACAAATTTACCAAGTGTTATATCAAGGAAAAGACGCTCGACAAGCGGCGCAAGATTTGTTGGCAAGACAGAAAAAAGCGGAAGGGTAA
- a CDS encoding MATE family efflux transporter — MQDKHGLLTAPIPKTLQTMTVPMVMGLLAILTFNLVDTFFISLLGTEALAAVSFTFPVTFSVSCITLGIGMGLSANVGRFLGQGDTSIAARFSCHGLILAVLLVMSASTLGLFTIAPLFHSLGADDTLVPLIDQYMQIWYLTIPLLVIPMAGNSVIRATGDTKTPAKIMMTAGLINGMLDPLLIFGYGPFPEMGIQGAAIASAVSWFGALIASLYVLTKREKLLAPPKLQYIAQDWAQILKIGTPAAFSSAMNPLCGAVLMMMLASYGTEAVAAYGAAQRVESIMIIVLMSLGSVLTPFIAQNIGANNLQRSFQALFTAIRFALVFQFGLFILMVPLSMPIASAFSQEPKVQDLLWHFLIVVPISYGFQGTVMMLVSCLNAMHLPVKAFGWNFSRLFIFTLPCAWVGSQMQGVEGLFIGIAVGNIIGGLMAYGYALRMRRSALSLVSNS, encoded by the coding sequence ATGCAAGATAAACACGGCTTACTCACGGCTCCTATCCCCAAAACACTTCAAACCATGACTGTTCCAATGGTTATGGGTTTGCTTGCGATACTCACATTTAACCTCGTCGATACCTTTTTCATTTCACTTCTTGGTACCGAAGCGCTTGCTGCCGTGAGCTTTACTTTTCCAGTCACTTTTAGCGTCAGCTGTATCACACTTGGTATTGGTATGGGGCTTTCTGCCAATGTTGGACGCTTTTTAGGTCAAGGCGATACCAGTATTGCCGCGCGCTTTTCATGTCATGGGCTTATCCTCGCAGTATTGCTGGTGATGAGCGCATCCACTCTTGGACTTTTTACCATCGCGCCTTTATTTCATTCATTAGGTGCCGACGACACGCTTGTACCCCTCATCGATCAGTATATGCAAATTTGGTATCTCACTATCCCATTACTGGTCATCCCTATGGCGGGTAACAGTGTCATCCGCGCAACAGGTGATACCAAAACACCAGCCAAAATCATGATGACGGCTGGCCTTATCAACGGCATGCTCGATCCATTATTGATCTTTGGCTACGGTCCATTCCCTGAAATGGGAATTCAAGGAGCAGCGATCGCTAGTGCGGTAAGTTGGTTTGGGGCATTAATCGCCTCGCTTTATGTGTTAACCAAACGAGAAAAATTACTGGCCCCCCCTAAGCTACAATACATAGCGCAAGATTGGGCGCAAATCTTAAAGATCGGCACACCAGCCGCGTTTTCTAGCGCGATGAACCCATTATGTGGAGCGGTATTAATGATGATGCTCGCAAGCTATGGTACAGAAGCGGTCGCAGCCTATGGCGCAGCGCAGCGTGTTGAATCCATTATGATCATCGTATTGATGTCACTTGGCTCAGTGTTAACGCCATTTATTGCACAAAATATTGGGGCCAATAATCTACAGCGCAGTTTCCAAGCCTTATTCACTGCCATTCGTTTTGCTTTGGTCTTTCAATTTGGTCTCTTTATTTTAATGGTGCCACTGAGTATGCCCATCGCTAGCGCCTTCAGCCAAGAGCCTAAAGTACAAGATCTACTGTGGCATTTCTTAATCGTGGTGCCAATCAGTTACGGATTTCAAGGCACTGTGATGATGCTCGTCAGTTGTTTAAATGCCATGCACTTACCTGTCAAAGCCTTTGGATGGAATTTTTCACGCTTATTTATTTTTACCTTGCCGTGCGCTTGGGTAGGCAGTCAAATGCAAGGCGTTGAAGGGCTGTTTATTGGGATTGCAGTAGGAAATATCATTGGTGGATTGATGGCATATGGGTATGCATTAAGGATGCGACGAAGTGCCTTGTCTCTGGTGTCTAACTCCTAG
- a CDS encoding murein hydrolase activator EnvC family protein, which translates to MTMTQSPSTLSASVRFSFSRLLHSGAFLWALCASLLIITSTSQAATKDELKGVSAEISRQTSSISNQQKKLNQLQSDLKTHEIAISKLGQDIRKNENELSKVQSNLNELKAQKRQLEQKKKQQTETLEQLIKTYYLTSRSNNLPQIIQGGDAEKNDRISQYFQHLAKARTEAIEALSLTQQQLTEKQRQLSEEENRQASLLAEKKAKRNDLLKAQNQRKGTVNQIQSNIRSNQSKLAELRRNENRLKAEIAKAAKRNISPMNGLGSYRGKLPWPLQGSVLHNYGTSQSGQITWKGMVINAKQGEAVKAVHSGKVVFAEWLRGYGLVILIDHGKGDMTLYGYNQTLLKKDGDVVREGETIALAGNTGGQSRPSLYFEIRRNSQPQNPRSWLK; encoded by the coding sequence ATGACAATGACTCAGTCACCATCGACTTTAAGCGCCAGCGTACGTTTTTCGTTTTCACGATTACTTCACTCTGGCGCTTTTCTCTGGGCGCTATGTGCTAGCCTCCTCATCATCACGAGTACTTCACAAGCCGCGACCAAAGACGAATTGAAAGGCGTTTCTGCTGAGATCTCTCGTCAAACCTCTTCTATTAGCAATCAACAAAAGAAGCTCAACCAACTGCAAAGCGACTTGAAAACCCACGAAATTGCTATCTCTAAATTAGGGCAAGATATTCGTAAAAATGAAAATGAGTTATCGAAAGTCCAATCAAATTTGAATGAGCTAAAGGCGCAAAAACGTCAACTTGAGCAAAAGAAAAAACAACAAACCGAAACCCTTGAACAACTGATCAAAACTTACTACCTCACGAGCCGTAGTAATAATCTTCCGCAAATCATTCAAGGCGGAGATGCTGAAAAAAACGACCGTATTAGCCAATACTTCCAACACCTTGCTAAGGCCCGCACCGAAGCGATTGAAGCCCTAAGTCTGACCCAACAACAATTGACAGAAAAACAACGACAACTGTCTGAAGAAGAAAATCGTCAAGCGAGCTTATTGGCTGAGAAAAAAGCCAAACGAAATGACTTATTAAAAGCGCAGAACCAGCGCAAAGGCACCGTAAACCAAATCCAAAGCAATATTCGCAGCAATCAAAGTAAGCTAGCGGAACTGCGTCGTAATGAAAACCGTTTGAAAGCGGAAATTGCGAAAGCGGCCAAGCGTAATATTTCGCCAATGAACGGACTGGGTTCGTATCGAGGAAAGCTACCTTGGCCATTACAAGGCAGCGTATTGCATAACTATGGCACATCACAAAGTGGTCAAATTACCTGGAAAGGCATGGTGATAAATGCCAAGCAAGGTGAAGCGGTCAAAGCCGTACATTCAGGAAAAGTAGTGTTTGCCGAATGGCTTCGTGGTTACGGTTTGGTGATCTTAATCGATCATGGTAAAGGCGATATGACCCTATATGGTTATAACCAAACGCTGCTGAAAAAAGATGGCGACGTAGTGCGTGAAGGTGAAACCATTGCTCTTGCCGGTAATACCGGAGGTCAATCTCGCCCTTCTTTGTATTTCGAAATTCGCCGCAATAGCCAACCACAAAACCCTAGAAGTTGGTTGAAGTAG
- the groL gene encoding chaperonin GroEL (60 kDa chaperone family; promotes refolding of misfolded polypeptides especially under stressful conditions; forms two stacked rings of heptamers to form a barrel-shaped 14mer; ends can be capped by GroES; misfolded proteins enter the barrel where they are refolded when GroES binds), translated as MAAKDVKFGNDARVKMLEGVNILADAVKVTLGPKGRNVVLDKSFGAPTITKDGVSVAREIELEDKFQNMGAQMVKQVASQANDVAGDGTTTATVLAQSIITEGLKAVAAGMNPMDLKRGIDKAVAAAVEELKGLSKDCSTSTEIEQVATISANSDRSVGKIIAEAMEKVGRDGVITVEEGQALQDELDVVEGMQFDRGYLSPYFINNQEAGSVDLDNPFILLVDKKVSNIRELLPTLEAVAKASRPLLIIAEDLEGEALATLVVNNMRGIVKVAAVKAPGFGDRRKAMLQDIAVLTAGTVISEEIGLELEKATLEDLGQAKRVTITKEATTIIDGMGEEEVIQGRVAQIRQQIEDATSDYDKEKLQERVAKLAGGVAVIKVGAATEVEMKEKKDRVEDALHATRAAVEEGIVAGGGVALIRAASKVAGLEGDNEEQNVGIRVALRAMEAPIRQITKNAGDEESVVANNVRAGEGNYGYNAATGEYGDMLEMGILDPTKVTRSALQFAASVAGLMITTEAMVTDKPQDSAAMPDMGGMGGMGGMGGMM; from the coding sequence ATGGCAGCTAAAGACGTTAAATTTGGTAACGACGCACGTGTAAAAATGCTAGAGGGTGTCAACATCCTAGCAGATGCAGTAAAAGTAACGCTAGGTCCTAAAGGCCGTAACGTGGTACTAGACAAATCTTTCGGCGCACCAACTATCACTAAAGATGGTGTGTCTGTCGCTCGTGAAATTGAATTGGAAGACAAATTCCAAAACATGGGCGCACAAATGGTGAAGCAAGTGGCTTCTCAAGCGAACGATGTAGCGGGTGACGGTACAACAACAGCAACGGTACTGGCTCAATCTATCATCACTGAAGGTCTTAAAGCGGTAGCTGCGGGTATGAACCCAATGGACCTAAAACGTGGTATCGACAAAGCCGTAGCGGCAGCAGTTGAAGAGTTAAAAGGTCTTTCTAAAGACTGCTCAACCAGCACTGAAATCGAGCAAGTGGCGACTATTTCAGCTAACTCAGACCGCTCAGTCGGTAAAATCATTGCCGAAGCGATGGAAAAAGTAGGCCGCGACGGTGTTATCACTGTTGAAGAAGGTCAAGCACTTCAAGACGAACTAGATGTAGTTGAAGGTATGCAATTTGACCGTGGTTACTTATCACCATACTTCATCAACAACCAAGAAGCGGGTAGCGTGGATCTAGATAATCCATTCATCCTATTGGTTGACAAAAAAGTATCTAACATCCGTGAATTGCTTCCAACACTAGAAGCAGTTGCTAAGGCTTCTCGCCCACTATTGATCATCGCAGAAGATCTAGAAGGCGAAGCGCTAGCAACTCTAGTGGTGAATAACATGCGTGGTATCGTGAAAGTAGCAGCGGTTAAAGCACCTGGTTTCGGTGACCGTCGTAAAGCGATGCTACAAGATATCGCGGTTCTAACTGCGGGTACTGTGATTTCTGAAGAGATTGGTCTAGAGCTAGAAAAAGCAACCCTAGAAGATCTAGGTCAAGCGAAACGCGTCACCATCACTAAAGAAGCAACAACTATCATTGACGGCATGGGCGAAGAAGAAGTGATCCAAGGCCGTGTAGCGCAAATTCGTCAACAAATCGAAGATGCAACGTCTGATTACGACAAAGAGAAACTACAAGAGCGCGTAGCGAAACTGGCTGGCGGTGTAGCAGTAATCAAAGTCGGTGCAGCAACAGAAGTTGAAATGAAAGAGAAGAAAGACCGTGTTGAAGATGCGCTTCATGCAACTCGCGCAGCGGTTGAAGAAGGTATCGTTGCAGGTGGTGGTGTAGCACTTATCCGCGCAGCGTCTAAAGTGGCAGGTCTTGAAGGTGATAACGAAGAGCAAAACGTGGGTATCCGCGTAGCACTTCGCGCGATGGAAGCACCAATCCGTCAAATCACTAAGAACGCCGGTGATGAAGAATCTGTTGTGGCGAACAACGTTCGCGCAGGCGAAGGTAACTATGGTTACAACGCAGCAACAGGTGAATACGGCGACATGCTAGAAATGGGTATCTTGGATCCAACTAAGGTCACTCGTTCTGCACTACAATTTGCGGCATCGGTTGCAGGTCTAATGATCACAACTGAAGCAATGGTGACAGACAAGCCACAAGACTCAGCTGCAATGCCTGATATGGGCGGCATGGGTGGAATGGGCGGTATGGGTGGAATGATGTAG
- the cysE gene encoding serine O-acetyltransferase translates to MKHCKKQKVWDTIVEEARQQAEQEPMLASFYHSTIINHDSLAASLSYILANKLRTATMPPMTVREVVEEAFRDDPSITDSAACDICAIVSRDPAVSMYSTPLLYLKGYHALQGYRVANWLWKKGRYALATYLQNQISVACQVDIHPAARIGQGIMLDHATGIVIGETAVVENDVSILQDVTLGGTGKECGDRHPKIREGVMIGAGAKILGNIEVGEGAKIGSCSVVLQAVPAHTTVAGVPARIVGRPQSAKPSEDMDQDFNGNGHKLIDGAGI, encoded by the coding sequence ATGAAACACTGCAAAAAACAAAAAGTCTGGGACACGATTGTTGAAGAAGCACGCCAGCAGGCAGAACAAGAGCCAATGTTGGCGAGTTTCTATCATTCCACCATCATTAATCATGATAGTTTGGCGGCATCGCTGAGTTACATTTTAGCGAATAAGCTGCGTACGGCGACCATGCCTCCGATGACAGTACGTGAAGTGGTGGAAGAGGCTTTTCGAGATGATCCTTCGATAACTGACAGCGCAGCGTGTGATATTTGTGCCATTGTGAGCCGAGATCCTGCCGTTTCTATGTATTCAACCCCTCTTCTTTATTTAAAAGGTTACCATGCGCTGCAAGGCTATCGTGTGGCAAACTGGTTATGGAAAAAAGGCCGTTATGCTTTGGCTACTTATCTACAAAACCAAATTTCGGTAGCTTGTCAGGTGGATATTCACCCAGCGGCACGTATTGGTCAGGGGATCATGCTCGATCATGCGACCGGTATTGTGATTGGCGAAACCGCAGTAGTCGAAAACGATGTCTCGATTTTGCAAGACGTGACACTGGGTGGTACGGGTAAAGAGTGTGGCGATCGCCATCCTAAGATCCGTGAAGGCGTGATGATCGGTGCGGGTGCCAAAATTCTCGGTAATATAGAAGTCGGAGAAGGCGCAAAAATTGGCTCATGCTCTGTGGTGCTGCAAGCGGTACCGGCACACACAACTGTTGCAGGCGTACCTGCTCGTATTGTAGGTCGTCCACAAAGTGCCAAGCCTTCAGAAGATATGGATCAAGACTTTAATGGTAATGGTCATAAGTTGATAGATGGCGCGGGGATTTGA